In Porphyromonas cangingivalis, a genomic segment contains:
- a CDS encoding ATP-binding protein has product MKENSLYDKKSIREIMGKSADWKEVAKDCVAFSNAEGGIIDYGIEDKSDTPPIGQIIDERLPVTLINKISGMTINVTASPEIIRHENGSQYLRLHISRGHTIASTTSGKYFLRIADNSVPITGNEITRLAAEKGYYSWETQTTVWNWQDADHQKLDLLIQRLTSSARVSAFTKDKETKELLDHYFLTEEESDKMTNLGVLFIGTQSQRGRLVNAPVVQCIKYDEKGEKVQKYLWDDFSQTPQEIIESIWETVPEWRETNEISEGLFRKEIPAYDSRVIRELLCNALVHRPYTTKGDIFINIHPTRIEVTNPGTLPLGVTPENILHKTVKRNEHFANLCYALGLMEREGSGYDKMYEIQLSNGKQVPQVKEGNDSVTAIIERRIISKEAIKVVQEALQIADLRQKQIICLGLIAQHESISATSLIRTLHLRDRHELSPWLDPLLEHSIVQAVGSHRAKEYRVSSPVLQQSNYKGKTSLKRIEDYRIRELIVEDLKIYSCAPLKDIHQRVGKEIPYKKLWLQMKHLVNEGIIKEVGRNRWVKYQLHRK; this is encoded by the coding sequence ATGAAAGAAAACAGCTTATATGACAAGAAGTCCATTCGAGAGATAATGGGCAAAAGCGCTGACTGGAAAGAGGTTGCGAAGGACTGTGTGGCCTTTAGCAACGCAGAAGGTGGCATCATAGACTATGGCATAGAAGACAAGTCTGACACTCCCCCTATCGGGCAGATCATTGATGAGAGACTGCCTGTAACCTTAATAAACAAAATAAGTGGCATGACTATAAATGTCACGGCTTCACCAGAAATCATACGTCATGAAAATGGCTCTCAATACCTCCGTCTCCATATTTCTCGCGGACATACCATTGCATCAACAACATCAGGAAAGTACTTCTTGCGGATAGCGGACAACAGTGTGCCAATCACCGGAAATGAGATAACAAGGCTGGCTGCTGAGAAGGGGTATTACTCCTGGGAGACTCAAACAACCGTATGGAACTGGCAGGATGCCGATCACCAAAAATTGGATCTATTGATCCAAAGACTGACCTCTTCAGCCAGGGTCTCAGCCTTCACCAAAGATAAAGAGACTAAAGAACTACTTGACCACTACTTCTTGACAGAAGAAGAATCAGACAAAATGACTAACCTTGGGGTATTGTTTATCGGGACGCAGTCTCAACGAGGAAGGTTGGTCAATGCTCCTGTCGTCCAGTGCATCAAATATGACGAAAAAGGAGAGAAAGTACAAAAGTACCTCTGGGATGACTTCTCACAGACTCCTCAAGAAATAATAGAAAGCATCTGGGAAACAGTGCCCGAATGGAGAGAGACAAACGAAATCAGCGAGGGGTTATTTCGCAAAGAAATCCCGGCTTATGACAGTCGTGTCATTCGGGAGTTACTCTGCAACGCTCTAGTACACAGACCGTACACGACGAAGGGCGACATCTTCATAAATATACATCCAACCCGAATAGAAGTCACCAACCCGGGCACTTTGCCATTGGGCGTCACTCCGGAAAACATCCTTCACAAGACAGTCAAAAGAAACGAGCATTTCGCAAACCTTTGCTATGCACTCGGACTGATGGAACGTGAAGGATCCGGGTACGACAAAATGTATGAGATCCAGTTGTCCAACGGTAAGCAAGTACCACAGGTAAAAGAGGGAAATGATTCGGTCACAGCCATCATCGAGCGTCGTATCATCAGCAAAGAGGCGATCAAAGTCGTACAAGAGGCCCTACAAATAGCAGATCTAAGGCAAAAACAGATCATCTGCTTGGGTTTGATTGCACAACACGAGAGCATATCTGCCACAAGTCTGATCCGAACATTGCATCTTCGAGACAGGCATGAACTATCGCCTTGGCTTGACCCTCTACTCGAACATAGTATAGTACAAGCCGTAGGATCACACAGGGCGAAGGAATATCGAGTGAGTTCGCCCGTATTACAACAAAGCAACTACAAGGGGAAGACCTCCCTCAAGAGGATCGAAGATTATCGTATAAGGGAACTCATCGTAGAGGATCTGAAAATATACTCCTGTGCTCCGTTGAAGGATATACACCAAAGGGTAGGGAAGGAGATCCCCTACAAAAAACTTTGGCTCCAAATGAAGCACTTGGTAAATGAGGGTATCATCAAAGAAGTCGGCAGAAACAGATGGGTAAAATATCAACTCCACCGGAAATAG